The proteins below are encoded in one region of Molothrus aeneus isolate 106 chromosome 32, BPBGC_Maene_1.0, whole genome shotgun sequence:
- the SAMM50 gene encoding sorting and assembly machinery component 50 homolog isoform X1: MGTVHARSLEPLPMAGPDFGALGEEAELVEVEPESKQEILENKDVVVQHVHFDGLGRTKDDIIMYEICDVFKAKNLIDVMRKSHEAREKLLRLGIFRQVDVLIDTCQGDDALPNGLDVTFEVTELRRLTGSYNTMVGNNEGSMVLGLKFPNLLGRAEKVTFQFSYGTKETSYGLSFFKPRPGNFEKNFSVNVYKVTGQFPWSSLRETDRGISTEYNFPIWKTNHTVKWEVVWRELGCLARTASFSVREESGHSLKSSLSHAMVIDSRNSSILPKRGALLKINQELAGYTGGDVSFLKEDFEFQLNKQLLWDSVVSASLWGGMLVPIGDKPSSIADRFYLGGPTSVRGFSMYSIGPQSEGDYLGGEAYWAGGLHLYTPLPFRPGRGGFGDLFRTHFFLNAGNLCNLNYGDGPRAHLQRLAECIRWSYGMGIVLRLGNIARLELNYCFPMGVQPGDRICDGVQFGAGIRFL, encoded by the exons GTGGTGGTTCAGCATGTGCACTTCGATGGACTTGGAAGGACCAAAGATGACATCATCATGTATGAAATCTGTGATGTTTTCAAGGCAAAAAATCTCATTGAT GTGATGAGGAAATCACATGAAGCTCGTGAGAAGTTGCTTCGTCTTGGAATCTTTAGACAGGTGGATGTTCTGATTGATACCTGCCAAG gAGATGATGCCCTTCCAAATGGTTTAGATGTGACCTTTGAGGTAACTGAATTGAGAAGGTTAACTGGGAGCTATAACACCATGGTTGGAAACAATGAAGGCAGCATG gtACTTGGGCTGAAGTTCCCAAATCTCCTTGGACGTGCAGAAAAGGTGACCTTCCAGTTCTCCTATGGAACAAAAGAGACTTCATATGGCCTGTCCTTCTTCAAACCACGGCCTGGAAACTTTGAAAAAAA tttttcagttaATGTATACAAAGTAACTGGACAGTTCCCTTGGAGCTCTCTTCGAGAAACAGACAGAGGAATATCAACAGAATATAAT TTTCCCATCTGGAAGACCAATCACACAGTGAAGTGGGAAGTTGTGTGGAGAGAGCTTGGCTGCCTTGCTAGAACAGCATCCTTTTCTGTTCGAGAGGAAAGCGGACACTCTCTAAAATCTTCTCTCTCT caTGCCATGGTAATTGATTCCCGGAACTCCTCAATCTTACCAAAACGAGGTGCTCTGCTGAAAATTAATCAG GAGTTGGCTGGCTATACAGGTGGAGATGTGAGCTTTCTGAAAGAGGATTTTGAATTTCAGTTGAATAAGCAACTTCTCTGGGATTCG GTTGTTTCAGCATCACTCTGGGGTGGAATGCTGGTACCTATTGGAGACAAGCCATCCAGTATAGCTGACAG GTTTTACCTTGGTGGACCAACAAGTGTGCGTGGATTCAGTATGTACAGCATTGGACCCCAGAGTGAAG GTGATTATTTGGGAGGAGAAGCCTACTGGGCTGGAGGGTTGCATCTCTACACCCCTCTCCCTTTCCGGCCTGGCCGTGGAGGGTTTGGAGACCTTTTCCGAACACATTTCTTCCTTAATGCTGGAAATCTCTGCAATCTCAACTATG GTGACGGTCCTAGGGCGCACCTGCAGAGGCTGGCAGAGTGCATCCGCTGGTCCTACGGCATGGGAATAGTGCTGCGCCTGGGAAACATCGCCAGGCTTGAGCTCAACTACTGCTTCCCCATGGGAGTACAGCCTGGAGACAG gaTATGTGATGGTGTTCAGTTTGGAGCAGGAATAAGATTTCtataa
- the SAMM50 gene encoding sorting and assembly machinery component 50 homolog isoform X2, whose protein sequence is MAGPDFGALGEEAELVEVEPESKQEILENKDVVVQHVHFDGLGRTKDDIIMYEICDVFKAKNLIDVMRKSHEAREKLLRLGIFRQVDVLIDTCQGDDALPNGLDVTFEVTELRRLTGSYNTMVGNNEGSMVLGLKFPNLLGRAEKVTFQFSYGTKETSYGLSFFKPRPGNFEKNFSVNVYKVTGQFPWSSLRETDRGISTEYNFPIWKTNHTVKWEVVWRELGCLARTASFSVREESGHSLKSSLSHAMVIDSRNSSILPKRGALLKINQELAGYTGGDVSFLKEDFEFQLNKQLLWDSVVSASLWGGMLVPIGDKPSSIADRFYLGGPTSVRGFSMYSIGPQSEGDYLGGEAYWAGGLHLYTPLPFRPGRGGFGDLFRTHFFLNAGNLCNLNYGDGPRAHLQRLAECIRWSYGMGIVLRLGNIARLELNYCFPMGVQPGDRICDGVQFGAGIRFL, encoded by the exons GTGGTGGTTCAGCATGTGCACTTCGATGGACTTGGAAGGACCAAAGATGACATCATCATGTATGAAATCTGTGATGTTTTCAAGGCAAAAAATCTCATTGAT GTGATGAGGAAATCACATGAAGCTCGTGAGAAGTTGCTTCGTCTTGGAATCTTTAGACAGGTGGATGTTCTGATTGATACCTGCCAAG gAGATGATGCCCTTCCAAATGGTTTAGATGTGACCTTTGAGGTAACTGAATTGAGAAGGTTAACTGGGAGCTATAACACCATGGTTGGAAACAATGAAGGCAGCATG gtACTTGGGCTGAAGTTCCCAAATCTCCTTGGACGTGCAGAAAAGGTGACCTTCCAGTTCTCCTATGGAACAAAAGAGACTTCATATGGCCTGTCCTTCTTCAAACCACGGCCTGGAAACTTTGAAAAAAA tttttcagttaATGTATACAAAGTAACTGGACAGTTCCCTTGGAGCTCTCTTCGAGAAACAGACAGAGGAATATCAACAGAATATAAT TTTCCCATCTGGAAGACCAATCACACAGTGAAGTGGGAAGTTGTGTGGAGAGAGCTTGGCTGCCTTGCTAGAACAGCATCCTTTTCTGTTCGAGAGGAAAGCGGACACTCTCTAAAATCTTCTCTCTCT caTGCCATGGTAATTGATTCCCGGAACTCCTCAATCTTACCAAAACGAGGTGCTCTGCTGAAAATTAATCAG GAGTTGGCTGGCTATACAGGTGGAGATGTGAGCTTTCTGAAAGAGGATTTTGAATTTCAGTTGAATAAGCAACTTCTCTGGGATTCG GTTGTTTCAGCATCACTCTGGGGTGGAATGCTGGTACCTATTGGAGACAAGCCATCCAGTATAGCTGACAG GTTTTACCTTGGTGGACCAACAAGTGTGCGTGGATTCAGTATGTACAGCATTGGACCCCAGAGTGAAG GTGATTATTTGGGAGGAGAAGCCTACTGGGCTGGAGGGTTGCATCTCTACACCCCTCTCCCTTTCCGGCCTGGCCGTGGAGGGTTTGGAGACCTTTTCCGAACACATTTCTTCCTTAATGCTGGAAATCTCTGCAATCTCAACTATG GTGACGGTCCTAGGGCGCACCTGCAGAGGCTGGCAGAGTGCATCCGCTGGTCCTACGGCATGGGAATAGTGCTGCGCCTGGGAAACATCGCCAGGCTTGAGCTCAACTACTGCTTCCCCATGGGAGTACAGCCTGGAGACAG gaTATGTGATGGTGTTCAGTTTGGAGCAGGAATAAGATTTCtataa